From a region of the Bdellovibrionales bacterium genome:
- a CDS encoding LON peptidase substrate-binding domain-containing protein, translating into MEVFLFPLVNVSLFPKTTKPLNIFEPRYLEMVKTAADKKLPIAIGFIEDASQVAPVKPGESVSYVRAVAGYGYPQIVEERLNGTLLVFLQGAGKVRLGRVVDRGTPYLVVEATKVEENTEVLPENEAGLDHLLKILTRWIHTHIPDAQQQEIFMRSLSGPEEIVGAFSSYLIRDYDLQQMSLEFNDINEKIRFLHRLTESNELTT; encoded by the coding sequence ATGGAAGTTTTTTTGTTCCCCCTCGTCAATGTCAGTCTTTTTCCGAAGACGACAAAGCCTTTGAACATTTTCGAGCCTCGTTACTTGGAAATGGTCAAAACTGCGGCTGATAAAAAGCTTCCAATCGCTATTGGTTTTATCGAAGACGCCTCTCAGGTCGCACCCGTGAAACCTGGCGAGTCCGTTTCCTATGTACGAGCCGTGGCAGGCTATGGCTATCCACAGATTGTTGAGGAGCGCTTGAATGGAACGTTGCTGGTTTTCCTTCAAGGAGCGGGTAAAGTCAGGCTTGGCCGTGTCGTAGATCGTGGCACACCTTACTTGGTGGTCGAAGCGACAAAAGTCGAAGAAAACACCGAAGTTCTTCCTGAGAACGAAGCCGGTCTTGATCATTTGCTAAAAATTCTGACTCGCTGGATTCACACTCATATTCCGGATGCTCAACAGCAGGAAATCTTTATGCGCAGTCTTTCAGGGCCTGAAGAGATCGTCGGTGCATTTTCATCATATTTGATTCGCGACTACGATTTGCAGCAGATGTCTTTGGAGTTCAACGATATCAACGAAAAGATTCGTTTCCTTCACCGCCTCACAGAATCTAACGAGCTCACCACCTAA
- a CDS encoding DUF393 domain-containing protein yields MQAGRPIIFFDGICHLCNGFVDTVLRKDVQGHFQFAPLQGETAVKLLTPEERSELTSVILLENGHKITRSEAVLRILVRLGGVYRLFAVGYFLPPFLRNALYTWVAKNRYAWFGQREVCRLPTAEEKERLLP; encoded by the coding sequence ATGCAAGCAGGAAGGCCAATAATCTTTTTTGACGGCATCTGTCATCTGTGTAACGGATTTGTGGATACTGTTCTCCGAAAGGATGTCCAAGGTCACTTCCAGTTCGCCCCCCTCCAAGGAGAAACTGCCGTAAAATTACTCACCCCTGAAGAGCGTTCGGAACTTACGAGCGTCATTCTTCTCGAAAATGGACACAAAATCACTCGCTCAGAAGCGGTATTAAGAATTCTTGTTAGGCTCGGCGGTGTTTATCGTTTGTTTGCCGTGGGATATTTTCTTCCACCTTTTTTACGAAACGCCCTCTATACGTGGGTGGCTAAAAACCGTTATGCGTGGTTTGGTCAACGCGAAGTCTGCCGCCTTCCGACCGCCGAAGAGAAAGAACGCCTTCTCCCCTAG
- a CDS encoding (deoxy)nucleoside triphosphate pyrophosphohydrolase yields the protein MHQQDGVHVVAAVLYRAGEVLIFRRGPGMSGAGHWEFPGGKVEAGEDATSALKREILEEIGIVIEVESYIGENIHQYPSKKIRLSFFWAKVPPEPFHLAEHDAYRWVKPKELDVQILSEADRPIVEVLKNDFRMKV from the coding sequence TTGCATCAACAAGATGGCGTTCACGTCGTGGCTGCTGTTCTCTATCGGGCCGGAGAGGTGCTGATTTTCCGTCGCGGTCCAGGCATGAGTGGTGCCGGCCATTGGGAGTTTCCCGGCGGCAAGGTGGAAGCTGGTGAGGACGCTACTTCCGCTTTGAAGCGGGAGATTCTCGAGGAGATCGGTATTGTCATCGAAGTTGAAAGCTACATCGGCGAGAATATTCACCAGTATCCGAGTAAAAAAATTCGCTTGAGTTTCTTTTGGGCAAAAGTGCCGCCAGAGCCATTTCATCTTGCCGAACACGATGCTTATCGCTGGGTGAAACCAAAAGAACTTGATGTGCAAATACTATCGGAAGCAGATCGTCCGATTGTTGAAGTTTTGAAAAATGATTTTCGTATGAAGGTCTAG
- a CDS encoding DUF1275 domain-containing protein: MFSSPDNLSHYSVRNAFIWLALAFQAGVVNAGGLLACHRFVTHTTGFGTSFGIEVANGHTQMAVGMLSVPIFFICGAMISAFLVDRRLIKNQPPKYATVLFLMTVLMGTTLSAGVAGQFGVFGEPLSMTRDYILLALLALTSGLQNAMVTTAFGAIVRTTHLTGISTDLGIGLVRLISNSQKPEQRHNEVRATWMRVGIISSFIFGSTLSSFIYLSVQYWGFVIPFAISALLWMISLSFFKKETLMSLKNKIAS, from the coding sequence ATGTTTTCAAGCCCCGACAATCTCTCTCATTACTCGGTTCGCAACGCTTTCATCTGGTTAGCTCTCGCTTTCCAAGCCGGAGTGGTCAACGCCGGCGGACTTCTAGCCTGCCATCGCTTCGTCACCCACACCACTGGTTTCGGCACTTCCTTCGGTATCGAAGTCGCAAATGGTCACACACAAATGGCCGTCGGCATGCTTTCGGTGCCGATTTTCTTCATCTGCGGCGCCATGATCTCCGCGTTTCTTGTCGACCGTCGCTTGATTAAGAATCAGCCTCCGAAGTATGCCACTGTTTTATTCCTAATGACTGTCCTCATGGGAACAACTCTCAGTGCAGGCGTTGCCGGCCAATTTGGCGTTTTTGGTGAGCCGCTCTCTATGACCCGCGATTATATTTTGCTTGCCCTGCTTGCGCTGACCAGCGGGTTGCAAAACGCCATGGTGACAACAGCCTTTGGTGCCATCGTCCGCACGACTCACCTCACCGGCATCTCTACGGATCTTGGCATCGGCCTTGTCCGCTTGATCTCGAATTCCCAAAAGCCCGAGCAACGTCACAACGAAGTCCGCGCTACTTGGATGCGTGTCGGGATTATCTCTTCATTTATCTTCGGATCTACGCTATCTTCTTTTATCTACCTTTCGGTGCAATACTGGGGGTTTGTCATTCCATTTGCGATCTCGGCTCTGTTGTGGATGATTAGCCTTAGCTTCTTCAAAAAAGAAACCTTGATGTCACTGAAAAATAAGATCGCTAGTTAG
- a CDS encoding Na/Pi cotransporter family protein: protein MIDLGNSYFIILISGIAIFLYGMSMASHSLEKLMANKITGLMHKLSESKFLSIVVGISLTTLLQSSGAVTSMLVGLGSARVITLRQVMGVIIGTAIGSTLTVQLISLDLGQYALPLFAVAFAVYFRAKKPVFKNIAMVFMGFGMLFLGLKFIGISAHHFAEMEMMKDVFKSLRDNPMYSLMISMAFCMFVQSSAVTIGIAMSLASVGVISIYDAMLWVYGANIGTTSVALIAAAGSNHIGKQVAWAHFFYKLLSAVLFYPFTNIFIEFLETFNTTPSRMTANGHLAFNVISAIAFFPFINKAASFIEKMFPPNPEDAFGTEFVNLNNYQSSALAVSYANREIMRTADIVRSMIEDSIRLFETADPALIQSIKERDNKVDFLYRETKMFLLDHANKSTTVVHQNIMSMIMFISDLERAADAIDINIIALAIKKNALHLEFSDEGMSEIKSLHNQVVMVAQMAINSYQTRELCPEVIQLKRELAKHEISLRENHIGRLNRGMRDSINTSSIHLDLLSEYRRIASLLCNHAYSTQKQ, encoded by the coding sequence ATGATTGATTTGGGCAACTCGTATTTTATTATTTTGATCAGCGGCATCGCAATTTTCTTGTATGGCATGAGCATGGCGAGCCACTCTCTCGAAAAGCTGATGGCCAATAAAATCACGGGCCTGATGCACAAGTTGTCCGAAAGCAAGTTCCTTTCCATCGTTGTCGGTATTTCTTTAACCACTCTTTTGCAAAGTTCAGGCGCAGTGACCTCTATGCTTGTGGGCTTGGGCTCAGCCCGCGTAATCACTCTTCGTCAAGTGATGGGTGTTATTATCGGCACTGCGATTGGCTCCACACTCACCGTGCAATTGATCTCTTTGGATTTGGGTCAGTATGCTTTGCCCCTTTTTGCGGTGGCTTTTGCTGTTTACTTCCGCGCAAAAAAACCGGTGTTTAAAAATATAGCCATGGTATTTATGGGTTTTGGCATGCTGTTCTTGGGTCTGAAATTTATCGGTATCAGCGCCCACCATTTCGCCGAAATGGAGATGATGAAGGACGTATTCAAATCCCTTCGTGACAACCCCATGTACTCGCTGATGATTTCGATGGCCTTCTGTATGTTCGTACAAAGCAGCGCGGTCACAATCGGTATCGCAATGAGCCTTGCAAGTGTCGGCGTGATTTCTATCTACGATGCCATGTTGTGGGTTTACGGTGCCAACATCGGCACAACCTCTGTCGCCTTGATCGCAGCGGCTGGCAGCAATCACATCGGTAAGCAAGTGGCATGGGCCCACTTCTTCTACAAACTTCTAAGTGCGGTGCTCTTCTATCCATTCACGAATATCTTTATCGAGTTCCTTGAGACCTTCAACACAACACCTTCACGTATGACAGCAAACGGTCACTTGGCGTTTAACGTCATTTCAGCCATTGCCTTCTTTCCATTTATCAACAAAGCGGCGAGTTTTATTGAAAAAATGTTCCCGCCAAATCCTGAGGACGCATTTGGTACGGAGTTCGTGAATCTGAACAACTATCAAAGCTCCGCTCTTGCCGTATCTTATGCAAATCGCGAAATCATGCGGACAGCCGACATTGTTCGTAGCATGATCGAAGATTCTATCCGTCTGTTTGAAACGGCAGATCCGGCACTCATTCAATCGATCAAAGAGCGTGATAACAAGGTCGACTTCCTTTACCGCGAAACAAAGATGTTCCTTCTTGATCATGCTAACAAGAGCACGACGGTCGTACACCAGAACATCATGAGCATGATCATGTTTATCAGCGATCTTGAGCGCGCCGCCGATGCGATTGACATCAATATTATCGCTTTGGCGATTAAGAAAAATGCTCTTCACTTGGAATTCTCTGACGAAGGCATGTCTGAGATTAAGAGCCTGCACAACCAAGTAGTGATGGTTGCGCAAATGGCGATCAATTCGTACCAAACTCGCGAGCTCTGCCCTGAAGTGATTCAGCTGAAGCGTGAGCTGGCGAAGCACGAGATTTCTCTTCGTGAAAACCATATCGGCCGATTGAATCGCGGAATGCGCGATTCAATCAATACAAGCTCCATTCACTTGGATCTTTTGAGCGAGTACCGCCGTATCGCAAGCTTGCTCTGTAACCACGCGTATTCGACGCAGAAACAATAG
- a CDS encoding DMT family protein: MLRSIGLLFLSNVFMTFAWYGHLKNFKTSALWMAIMVSWGIAFFEYCLQVPANRIGSDYFSLPQLKVIQEVITMIVFAGFTVMYMKQPIKLDFLWASLCMVGAVYFMFRGA; encoded by the coding sequence ATGTTGCGTAGTATTGGCCTGCTGTTTCTTTCAAATGTCTTTATGACTTTTGCTTGGTACGGGCACTTAAAAAATTTTAAAACCAGCGCCTTATGGATGGCGATCATGGTTAGCTGGGGCATTGCCTTTTTCGAGTACTGCCTACAGGTCCCTGCCAATCGTATCGGTTCTGATTACTTCTCGCTTCCTCAACTAAAGGTCATCCAAGAAGTCATCACGATGATCGTCTTTGCCGGCTTTACAGTCATGTACATGAAGCAACCCATTAAATTGGACTTCCTCTGGGCAAGTCTCTGCATGGTGGGCGCCGTTTACTTCATGTTTCGCGGCGCCTAA
- a CDS encoding DUF366 family protein: MQSLFIKEKITYDGTQLKSLFAYLTYGVLGNSIVSWTGPCDISFEHMVDGEDLLAKSPIAGAEMLHFIVEVFDRDLFSGVALQRLFASIIRDYLQAEAHVALGKAQLERDGDDIFWGEKKLNISIATKSPVSTMIHLAINCTNKGTPVETCSLEDLKLSPEKVAQDVMEKFQREFEAILKATQKVRPVN, encoded by the coding sequence ATGCAGAGTCTTTTCATCAAAGAAAAAATCACCTACGACGGCACTCAGCTGAAATCCTTGTTTGCATATCTGACCTATGGGGTCCTTGGAAACTCGATCGTCAGTTGGACGGGGCCTTGTGATATTTCTTTTGAGCACATGGTCGACGGCGAGGATCTGTTGGCGAAGTCTCCGATTGCGGGGGCTGAAATGCTTCACTTTATTGTTGAGGTCTTTGATCGTGATCTATTCTCGGGAGTGGCCCTGCAGAGGCTATTTGCCTCAATCATTCGTGATTATCTGCAAGCTGAAGCTCATGTAGCTCTCGGTAAAGCGCAGCTGGAGCGCGATGGGGATGATATTTTCTGGGGTGAAAAGAAGCTCAATATCAGTATCGCAACGAAATCGCCGGTTTCAACGATGATTCACTTGGCAATTAACTGCACCAACAAGGGCACGCCGGTTGAGACTTGTTCGCTTGAAGATTTAAAATTAAGTCCTGAGAAGGTCGCTCAAGACGTGATGGAAAAATTCCAGCGCGAATTTGAAGCGATTCTCAAGGCGACTCAGAAAGTCCGTCCTGTCAATTAG
- the queC gene encoding 7-cyano-7-deazaguanine synthase QueC has protein sequence MKRKAVVLLSSGLDSSVNLFEAAQKEEVVLALTFDYGQKAAKKEIEHSAKLAEYLKIPHKVVSLPWFKDFNKSSLLVDSEAVPTGKNVDIQSHEQSLQTAKSVWVPNRNGIFLNIGAAFAEALGAQIVIPGFNAEEATTFPDNSEAFMKELTTSLSYSTANHVQVECFTVKLQKPDIVKKGMALNMPWHLLWPCYFSKEKWCGECESCLRSKRAFAVAGVDVKNLYLA, from the coding sequence ATGAAAAGAAAAGCTGTCGTCTTATTGTCTTCAGGGCTTGATTCCTCGGTGAATCTTTTTGAGGCCGCTCAAAAAGAAGAAGTCGTTTTAGCGCTGACGTTTGACTATGGCCAAAAGGCAGCCAAGAAAGAGATCGAGCATTCGGCAAAACTTGCGGAGTATCTGAAAATCCCGCACAAGGTTGTGTCTTTGCCATGGTTTAAGGACTTCAATAAGTCTTCGCTATTGGTGGATTCCGAAGCAGTTCCTACAGGGAAAAATGTCGATATTCAAAGCCATGAGCAGTCCCTGCAAACGGCGAAATCTGTTTGGGTGCCAAATCGCAATGGTATTTTTCTCAATATCGGAGCGGCATTTGCCGAAGCCCTTGGCGCGCAGATTGTGATTCCTGGTTTTAATGCTGAAGAAGCCACGACTTTTCCTGATAATTCCGAAGCTTTCATGAAAGAGCTCACCACATCGCTCTCGTATTCGACAGCGAACCACGTGCAAGTCGAGTGCTTCACTGTAAAGTTGCAGAAACCGGATATCGTCAAGAAGGGAATGGCGTTGAATATGCCATGGCATCTTCTCTGGCCGTGCTACTTCTCGAAAGAGAAATGGTGCGGCGAGTGTGAGTCTTGCCTGCGCTCAAAACGCGCGTTTGCAGTTGCTGGTGTGGACGTTAAAAATTTATATCTCGCATAG
- the recJ gene encoding single-stranded-DNA-specific exonuclease RecJ — protein sequence MSPLWRSRDQEIKPAEGPFPPLIGKILASRGFAASEQVDKLLFPKLTELKEPMLLNGMDKAVERLGRAAINKEKICIYADFDLDGTSGLALLKTGMLALGFTDVIHYQPKRLSQGYGFHADVVEELHKQGVSLIVTVDVGITANPAVETAQKLGVDVILTDHHLPGPVLPPAYVVVNPNQEADVSGLGYLCGAGVAFYLLRALKRYFVDHPELPKNNFDLKDVLDFFTIATLTDMVPLLDDNRVLVKHGLLKLAETKRSGLRALLIELGLDNRALTSQDVAIRFAPKLNALSRMESGILPIDLFLVDDDGKASEMVRQVLKNNSTRVQLQSDAEAEAMELLKDWNRENFVFVASRNFHRGVVGLIATKLSQVFNQPAFVGAWGDDNVIVGSARLPQGQEACLVEALTSAGDLLSRFGGHSAASGFELHADKLEGVMDRLEKHFHDLHEKPKAVEVFYDVEAKLADVGTPLMKWYDFVGPFGTGFTTPLIHFQRVMVHSKKSLKGGHWRLKLLDGDGGPSSQEALLFSPSPRQLQVLESEVVYLDVLGELQWNYFAGQKSIQILVRDLRPSN from the coding sequence ATGAGTCCTCTTTGGAGATCGCGAGATCAAGAGATTAAACCGGCAGAAGGACCTTTTCCTCCTCTGATCGGCAAGATCCTCGCATCCCGGGGATTTGCCGCTTCTGAGCAAGTCGATAAGCTTTTGTTTCCGAAACTCACGGAATTAAAAGAGCCAATGCTTTTAAACGGCATGGATAAGGCTGTTGAACGTTTAGGCCGAGCGGCGATCAATAAAGAAAAGATCTGCATCTATGCCGATTTTGACTTAGATGGCACCTCAGGATTGGCGCTACTAAAAACCGGCATGCTGGCTTTGGGTTTTACCGACGTTATTCATTATCAGCCAAAGCGTTTGTCGCAAGGTTACGGTTTTCATGCTGATGTGGTCGAAGAACTCCATAAGCAAGGCGTGAGTTTAATTGTCACTGTGGATGTGGGCATAACGGCGAACCCCGCAGTTGAAACCGCGCAAAAGCTCGGTGTGGACGTGATTCTGACGGATCATCATTTGCCGGGACCTGTCTTGCCGCCGGCTTATGTTGTCGTGAACCCTAATCAGGAAGCCGATGTTTCGGGCTTGGGTTATCTCTGCGGCGCAGGTGTCGCGTTCTATTTATTGCGTGCTTTGAAACGTTACTTCGTGGATCATCCGGAGCTTCCGAAAAATAATTTTGATCTTAAAGACGTTCTAGATTTTTTTACGATTGCGACCCTCACGGACATGGTGCCGCTTTTGGACGACAATCGCGTGCTCGTGAAGCACGGACTATTAAAACTGGCTGAAACAAAGCGCTCGGGATTGCGCGCGCTTTTGATTGAGCTTGGTCTTGATAACCGCGCGCTGACGAGCCAGGACGTCGCCATTCGTTTTGCGCCGAAGCTGAATGCGCTTAGCCGCATGGAATCTGGTATTTTACCGATTGATTTGTTTCTCGTTGATGACGACGGTAAAGCCAGTGAAATGGTTCGTCAGGTTTTGAAAAACAACTCCACACGCGTGCAACTGCAGAGTGATGCTGAAGCCGAAGCGATGGAGCTTCTTAAAGACTGGAACCGCGAGAATTTTGTCTTTGTAGCGTCTCGCAATTTTCATCGTGGGGTTGTGGGACTTATTGCTACCAAACTTTCCCAGGTCTTTAATCAGCCGGCCTTCGTCGGCGCTTGGGGTGATGACAACGTGATCGTCGGCAGCGCGCGCTTACCCCAAGGGCAAGAGGCTTGCTTGGTGGAGGCGCTGACCTCAGCGGGCGATTTGCTGAGCCGCTTTGGCGGTCACTCCGCAGCTTCTGGTTTTGAACTGCACGCAGATAAGCTTGAGGGTGTGATGGATCGCCTGGAAAAGCATTTCCACGACCTTCATGAAAAGCCAAAAGCGGTTGAAGTGTTCTACGATGTCGAAGCCAAGCTTGCAGATGTCGGAACGCCATTGATGAAGTGGTATGATTTCGTCGGTCCGTTTGGCACGGGCTTTACAACGCCCCTGATTCATTTTCAGCGAGTGATGGTGCACTCAAAGAAAAGCCTTAAGGGCGGTCACTGGCGTTTGAAATTGCTTGATGGTGACGGAGGACCTTCCAGTCAAGAGGCCTTGTTGTTCTCTCCTTCGCCTCGTCAGCTTCAGGTTCTCGAGAGTGAAGTGGTTTATCTGGATGTTTTAGGTGAACTTCAGTGGAATTACTTTGCCGGCCAAAAGAGTATTCAGATTTTAGTCCGTGATTTGCGTCCGAGTAACTAA
- the secF gene encoding protein translocase subunit SecF has protein sequence MEKNVNKTNPQDSAGRVDFVGKVGLFGGISLLLVIVSLIYLAIHGVTWGIDFKGGTEMQVKFGKETHIDQVRKATEKLNLGEVGVQSFGDQNEYIIRFQGEHGKTDKETNELLNASIARLKDAISKDLVANEPDIRRVDTVGPQVGAELKRNGFLAVFYCLIVILVYVGLRFDYKFAPGAVVCLVHDVIITLAIFVLVGKEVNVPVLAALLSLIGFSLNDTIVVFDRIRETEGHFRDKGINFIVNRAINDMFGRTIITSGTTFVSALCLYLFADGTVSDIAFAICIGIFFGTYSSIYVAAPFVLIMEKLKLARAKAA, from the coding sequence ATGGAAAAAAACGTTAATAAAACAAATCCGCAGGACTCCGCTGGCCGTGTCGACTTCGTCGGTAAAGTCGGCCTCTTTGGCGGTATTTCATTGTTGTTGGTGATTGTTTCTTTGATCTACCTTGCAATCCACGGTGTAACTTGGGGGATCGACTTCAAGGGCGGTACTGAGATGCAGGTGAAGTTCGGTAAAGAAACTCATATTGATCAAGTTCGTAAGGCGACTGAAAAATTGAACCTCGGCGAAGTCGGTGTTCAAAGCTTTGGTGACCAGAATGAGTACATTATCCGTTTCCAAGGTGAACACGGTAAAACTGATAAAGAAACGAATGAGCTTTTGAACGCGTCGATTGCGCGTTTGAAAGATGCTATCAGCAAAGACCTCGTTGCCAATGAGCCAGATATCCGCCGTGTTGATACGGTGGGTCCTCAAGTGGGTGCGGAGTTGAAGCGTAATGGGTTCTTGGCGGTATTCTACTGCCTGATCGTGATCCTCGTGTACGTAGGACTTCGTTTCGATTATAAATTCGCTCCGGGTGCAGTTGTGTGCTTGGTGCATGACGTGATCATCACTTTGGCGATCTTCGTTTTGGTGGGTAAAGAAGTGAACGTACCAGTTTTGGCAGCCTTGTTGTCACTGATCGGCTTCTCTTTAAATGACACCATCGTGGTATTTGACCGTATTCGTGAAACCGAAGGTCACTTCCGCGATAAAGGAATTAACTTTATCGTGAATAGAGCGATCAATGATATGTTTGGCCGTACGATCATTACTTCCGGCACGACATTCGTATCTGCCCTTTGCTTGTATTTGTTTGCTGATGGAACTGTTTCAGATATCGCGTTTGCGATCTGTATCGGTATCTTCTTCGGTACATACTCTTCGATTTACGTGGCAGCACCTTTCGTGTTGATCATGGAAAAATTGAAGCTCGCGCGCGCTAAAGCAGCATAA
- the secD gene encoding protein translocase subunit SecD — protein MESLRWRSVLAVLGVALAIVWVTPNVVNMENKWWPSKAKLNFGLDIQGGLHLVMGADVQGVIAESTGRLVNSLKADFAKESIGVTDVKSLKAEEGEITITGDKATLEKAKEYLNKHYGTTLQIMSENDGEIVTRYFDSYLNDYKQKVIHQAIETIRNRIDEFGVAEPSITQQGDNRILVQLPGMADAERAKELINTTAKLNFMIVSNDKGIQELQAMIADAEKAGGYSMATMKYSEYVTRLNNDLKAKLPEKTVVYFEKSENATKMEIGAIPYLLKTDTDLDGGALDDAFVSYGQYGEPEVALTFNSHGAKQFADLTGSHTGQRMAIVLDRVVKSAPNIKDRISGGRAVITLGGGRDRQKGMEEAKMISTALRAGALPATLEQLEERRVGPSLGSDSINKAKMASYIGAILIVIFMAVYYRSMGIIADICLAVNIVSVFALLTSLGATLTLPGIAAIALTVGFAVDANVLINERIREELRAGSSWKRALQEGYHRAMSAIVDANITTAATAVVLLYFGTGPVRGFAVNLLIGIVTTMFANVFLSKVIVDTLVNKMGVKKLSV, from the coding sequence ATGGAAAGTTTGCGTTGGAGAAGCGTGCTAGCGGTATTGGGTGTTGCACTCGCGATCGTGTGGGTGACACCGAATGTTGTGAACATGGAAAACAAATGGTGGCCATCGAAAGCCAAATTGAACTTCGGTTTGGATATCCAAGGTGGATTGCACTTGGTGATGGGCGCGGACGTGCAAGGTGTGATCGCTGAATCCACGGGACGTTTGGTGAATAGCCTCAAAGCAGACTTCGCAAAAGAAAGCATCGGCGTGACTGATGTAAAATCTTTGAAAGCGGAAGAAGGCGAAATCACCATCACGGGTGATAAGGCAACTTTGGAGAAAGCTAAAGAGTATTTGAATAAGCACTACGGCACGACTTTGCAAATCATGAGCGAAAATGATGGCGAAATCGTGACTCGTTACTTCGACAGCTACTTGAATGACTACAAGCAAAAGGTCATCCATCAAGCCATCGAAACAATCCGTAACCGTATCGATGAATTCGGTGTGGCGGAACCAAGTATTACTCAACAAGGTGACAACCGTATCTTGGTTCAGTTGCCGGGTATGGCCGATGCTGAACGCGCCAAAGAGTTGATCAATACAACGGCGAAATTGAATTTCATGATCGTTTCTAACGACAAAGGCATTCAAGAGTTGCAAGCGATGATCGCGGACGCTGAAAAAGCGGGTGGTTACTCGATGGCGACGATGAAGTACTCTGAGTACGTCACTCGTTTGAACAACGATTTGAAAGCAAAGTTGCCAGAAAAAACGGTTGTGTACTTCGAAAAATCTGAGAACGCGACCAAAATGGAAATCGGCGCAATCCCTTATTTGTTAAAAACAGATACAGACTTGGACGGTGGCGCTTTGGATGACGCTTTCGTCAGCTACGGCCAGTACGGTGAACCAGAAGTGGCTTTGACTTTCAACAGCCATGGCGCGAAGCAATTCGCGGATTTGACTGGAAGTCACACAGGTCAACGTATGGCGATCGTTTTGGACAGAGTTGTTAAGTCTGCTCCAAACATCAAAGACCGTATCTCGGGTGGCCGCGCGGTCATCACTTTGGGTGGTGGTCGTGATCGTCAAAAGGGTATGGAAGAAGCGAAGATGATTTCAACAGCTTTGCGTGCGGGTGCTTTGCCTGCAACTCTTGAGCAGTTGGAAGAGCGTCGCGTGGGTCCGTCTTTGGGATCTGACTCTATTAATAAAGCTAAAATGGCTTCTTATATCGGCGCGATCTTGATCGTGATCTTCATGGCGGTTTACTACCGTTCTATGGGCATCATTGCGGATATTTGCTTGGCTGTGAATATCGTGTCGGTGTTTGCGCTCCTGACGTCTTTGGGTGCAACTCTGACATTGCCAGGTATTGCCGCAATTGCCTTGACCGTCGGTTTTGCCGTGGATGCGAACGTTTTGATTAACGAACGTATTCGTGAAGAACTCCGTGCGGGTTCTTCTTGGAAACGTGCTTTGCAAGAGGGTTACCACAGAGCCATGTCTGCGATCGTTGATGCGAATATCACGACGGCAGCGACAGCGGTCGTATTGTTGTACTTCGGTACGGGCCCAGTACGTGGTTTTGCGGTGAACTTGTTGATTGGTATCGTGACGACGATGTTTGCAAACGTATTCCTTTCTAAAGTGATCGTGGATACATTGGTGAACAAAATGGGCGTTAAGAAATTGTCTGTATAG
- the yajC gene encoding preprotein translocase subunit YajC yields MFLPFIFIFVIFYFLIIRPQAKKQKDHQKFVTELKRGDAVITTSGILGTIEGINDTFVTLEIADGVRVKILRSQILSSQAKATTEGKN; encoded by the coding sequence ATGTTTTTGCCATTCATTTTTATCTTCGTGATTTTCTATTTCTTGATCATCCGCCCACAGGCCAAAAAACAAAAAGATCACCAGAAGTTCGTGACGGAACTTAAACGTGGTGACGCCGTGATCACGACCAGCGGTATCCTTGGCACTATCGAAGGAATCAACGACACTTTTGTCACTTTGGAAATCGCGGATGGAGTTCGCGTAAAGATCTTGCGTAGCCAGATCTTGTCATCTCAGGCAAAAGCAACAACAGAAGGAAAGAACTAA